A genomic segment from Callithrix jacchus isolate 240 chromosome 8, calJac240_pri, whole genome shotgun sequence encodes:
- the CRABP1 gene encoding cellular retinoic acid-binding protein 1, whose amino-acid sequence MPNFAGTWKMRSSENFDELLKALGVNAMLRKVAVAAASKPHVEIRQDGDQFYIKTSTTVRTTEINFKVGEGFEEETVDGRKCRSLATWENENKIHCTQTLLEGDGPKTYWTRELANDELILTFGADDVVCTRIYVRE is encoded by the exons atgcccaacttcgCCGGCACCTGGAAGATGCGCAGCAGCGAGAATTTCGACGAGCTGCTCAAGGCACTGG GTGTGAACGCCATGCTGAGGAAAGTGGCCGTAGCGGCTGCGTCCAAGCCTCACGTGGAGATCCGCCAGGACGGGGATCAGTTCTACATCAAGACATCCACCACGGTGCGCACCACTGAGATCAACTTCAAGGTCGGAGAAGGCTTTGAGGAGGAGACCGTGGACGGACGCAAGTGCAGG AGTTTAGCCACTTGGGAGAATGAGAACAAGATCCACTGCACGCAAACTCTTCTTGAAGGGGACGGTCCCAAAACCTACTGGACCCGTGAGCTGGCCAACGATGAACTTATCCTG ACGTTCGGCGCCGATGACGTGGTCTGCACCAGAATTTATGTCCGAGAGTGA